One Thermodesulfobium sp. 4217-1 genomic window, ACCTTAACAATAGCAAGATAGGAAAATATTCCCAAGATAAGTTATAATATTGAAATTGAGCGCACCATCCAAAGTTAAAATACTTATTAGAGTTTCTTGGCTAACATATTGATCCACAAAAGGGAGGAAAAATGAACACAAATATAGAAATTGAGTTAAAGCTTAGATGCATTTTTCCTGAAAAAATCGATGAGATATACTCTCTTCCATTGCTTTCTGACATAAAAGATGAATGGAAGAAAAAAGAGATTCGTTCTATATATTACGACACAGCAGAAAACATTTTTTTAAATTCAGGAATATCTCTCAGGACAAGATTGGAAGATGGCGAATGGACGCAGACCATTAAGGTTGCAGGAAATTCGAATGGGGGCTTTTCCAGGAGAAAAGAGTACAACGTCTCAATCCAGGACGGCAAGCCTGACTTAACAGTATTAAAAGATTCATCGCTAAAAAACTTTTTTAAAGACACGAAATCCAAATTCGAACTCACACCAATGTTTGAAACAGTTTTTGAAAGAAGTGTAGCTCTTTATACCTATAGCGACAAAAGCGTGCTTGAGTTGGCAGTTGACAGGGGGAAAATTATTTCAGGCGACAAAACTGAAGACTTCTGCGAGGTGGAAATAGAGCTTAAAGAAGGCAATATTTCTTCCATCCTAAAGCTCGCAGAAGACCTCTCAAAATCAATTAGCTTTCTACTGGAACCTAAAAGCAAATATTACAGAGGTATCTTGCTTGCAAATCTGGAACCAAAATATGAAATCCAAAAGGAAAGGGATCCTGATGTAATAGCTGAAGAAGGATTGCAAAATGAGTTAACAGAAAAACTTCAAAATTTAATCCTATATCACAATAGATTCGTAGAAAATCCAGAAAATTTTGATAATCTTCACAATTTTAGGGTATCTCTTAGAAAAATTAGAACCATATTGAAGTTCGGAAAACCATTAATAGAAAAAGACGATCTAAACCACTGGTTAGAACAATTTGACCAGATTACAGAGTTGACTAATCCACTTAGAGAGACAGATGTATTGATTGAAGATTGGAGAAGCTTCCTTGCTATAACCAAGCGCGATGACCTTAAAAACTCCATTCTTACAAAAAAGCTTCTTGAAGAGAGACAGCTCAAATTAGACTTAATATATCCTTATTTTTCCGAAGGAAAATTTACCAATATATTTCTTGGTCTTTGGTACTGGCTATTAGAGGGGGCTTTTCTGATAGATGATTCAGCTACCTTAAGGCTAAAGAAGTTTGCCAAAGACAGACTAAATATATGGTTCAGAAAAACTTTGAAGAAATTGAAGAAAACAGATTTCAACAACGAGCGCGATCTTCACAAACTGAGAATTGCAACCAAAGACCTCAGGTATTCTCTAGAGGTGTTTTCTTTTGCGTTAAAATCTGACACAAAGGATATGATTTCAAAACTAAAAAAAATTCAAGACATATTGGGATATATTCACGATACCCAAACCTTTTCAGCTTATCTTGAAAGCTTGATCTCATCATCAGATAACCCTGAAATATACAAAGAAAGCGGTTGGCTGTTGGGTTACAGGCTCCATAGCGATCAAAGTCTCAAAAGCGATTTAGAGAAGCAGTGGAAAAAATTTAAAGAACAAATAAAGGCCTTTATTGATTAGTACTATGGATGCAGCCTCATATTTTCTGAAGTTAGCTAACCAAAAATCACTATATATATCAGGGAAAATAGATATAGGAGCTATTGATCTTGCGTCTTGCTCGAATGATAACAAGTTTGTCGGACTCTCATCGAAAGGAAATTACAGCTTATATTCCATTTTTGAAAATAAAATAGCTAAAACTTGGCAAGACACCTCCTCTTCGAAAATATTTATAAATTCAAGAAATTCTACCATATACCAAACTCTATCTGGTCAAATAAAAATTATTGATTTTGATAAATCAAGCCCTAAAACAATTTCGTCAGACATGGTCTTAGCCGATTTCAATGATAAATATGTTGTCAGTTATTCTGAATCAAATATATTAGCTCTTACCGAGATCGACAACCCAAGCAATATAAAAAATATACGCCTACCTGAAAATTTTACAGTAAAGGACATAGTATTAAAAAATAACGCTCTTCTAATTGGTGAGATAAATAACCGCGTTTTTTTCATAATATATGAATTACATTCTATAACTCTGCCACAACCTCAAAGTGTTCCAGATGGCAGCGTTTATGTTGGATCTTCTGACGACTTTGAATACATTGCATTCAGATCTGACAACGCAGGCCTAAATATATTTAACACAAAAGATCCATCAAAATCTTACAATATACCCATTGTAGAATCAAAAACCAAAAAGGTTTATTTCTCAAAAGATAAAACTCTCATTGTAATAGTTGATTTCGACGAATACATCAGCTTTTGGTGGACAAATAAAGAACTTAATACGGGTAATGAGCCAATTTTCAAACAAAAAATTTGCGGCAACCCCTTAGAATTAACTTTTAGCGAAAACGGAAACGTTTCATCCTTAATAACTTACAAAAATAATTTTTTAAAAATTTGGCTTCCTGCCAGTAAAACAGATAGACTTGATTTGACTGCAAACTTTAAATCAGATGAAAGCGACTCGTTTTTGCACAACGGATATTTCCTTGACTCTGTATCGTTTACAGAAAAAAATGAAGCTGTTTGTCTTTTCATAAAACCAAGGTGGGAATCAAAGATATTGAAATTTGATTTATATAATAGACTGAATATAAACTGTGAAAACGTATTTAAGGAATCCTTAGTAAATTCTGGAATCTTATCAAATAATTCCAAACTTTTAGCTACTTTAAGAAATAAAAATAAAATAAAAATTATCAATACCCAATCAAATAGCATAATTCAAGAATTTGCTATAAAAGATGAATCAATTAACACGCTTTGTTTCTCTCCAGATCAAAGATTTCTGATACTTGGAGGTTCTACCCTAAGGATTTGGTCTATCGATAAAGAGATAATTGTAAAGTCAGTTTTTCCAGAGCACCCCGTTAGTTTTGTCGCTGTCTCTCCAAACAGCGACTTGATAGCTTTTAGTCAGAAAGTCAGAGATAATATAATATTAAGCATAATGGATTTAAACACAAAAGAAGTAAAAAGAAAATTCGATGGCTTAAATAATGTAAATTCCTTAGTATTTTCCCCAAATAGCAAGTTTTTATTTGTAGGCTCAACAAAAAAAGATCCTTTAATAAGAGCATATTCAGTTGATACGGGCAATCAGGTATTTTCTTATCAAACGAATTATATCGATGTCAATGATATGTGCATTAGCTCGAGCGGAACACATCTCTTTTTTGGTGGTTCAGATGAAAAAATATACGTATTTGATCTCAGAAAAACCAAGATTATAAAAATTCTTAATGGACATTACGATATTATTAAAAAGATTAGCATATCTGAAAATGATAGATTTTTAATTTCATCGTCAAACGATGAAAGATTATGTGTTTGGAAGGTGGCCGACTATATTTAATCGAAAAAGGTTGTTTGATGAGCATTAACTTAGAGGACTTTTTTAAGGAAATCAATAGAGAAATTCAGTCCAATAATTTTGAAGAGGCGCTAAACAAGTCCAATTATCTGCTTAGCCTCATTGACGCAAACGAAGTTGAATTTGACACGGAGTTTTTAATAAAGCTTCTTGATACCAGGAGCTTTATCCTTACAATCATGGGCAACAATGCGCAGGCACTTGAAGACATAAATAGGGCAATCGAAGAAAAAAACGGCATTTCCTCAAGCAGCGACGATCAATTAGCGAAGCTTTTAATACACAGAGGACTAAATTATTTCTACTTAGGAGACCACATATCCTCGTTAAAAGACTTCAATACTGCCATAGAAATATTAAGCTCCTCTGCCGATAAAGAATCGACTAAACTGCCACAGGTATTTTTAAACAGAAGTGCATTGCTCAAAAAACAGGGGTTAAGAAAGGAATCGTTAGAAGACATAAATAAAGCAATTTCTCTTCTAACCAAAATTAACAACTCAAAATCTATACTTATACTAATAAATGCGCTGATAGAGAAGGGGCTGCTCCTGATGGAGGAAGAGAAATTTTTTGAGTCTGCATACAATTTTGACTTGGCAATCTCAAAATCCAGACAGCTCTTAACCACAGAAAAATTAAAGATTTTAGGCACTCATATGAGATTAATTTACTATCTAATAATAACCAATCTCGCAGCAGGAAAACATCAAGACCCCATAAACAAGCTCTTGATGGAGGCCAAAAGTATTGTCAATAACTATGGAGCCAATGAAGAAACGAGCTATTGGTTAAATAAAATCGGTGAAATTGCAGCTATTTAATAAAATCTAATATATTGAGACGAAATATATCCTTCAGCGCCATTTTTCGTCTTTACCTTGTACCAAACGCTTTCGTTGGCAAGACGAGTGTCTGACTTTGGAACATAAACCTCTATATGTTCCTTATCAAGCCTTGCCTGATACATCATTCCCACTGTATCTTTAATTGAGAATCCCTCTCCAACATATATTTTTACCTCTTTGGTACCGTCCACACTCTTAACGGTGGTGTCGTTCATTACCACACCCTCTCTAACCTGTGAGGGGTCAATCTTCTCAAGGACATCTACTTCATCCCCATAAGAAAGGCCTGCGGTTTCTTCAGCAGACTCATAAGGAGATTTTTTCAGATGAATCTGATATCTTATCACAAATGCCTTCGCAAACATCTTTTCACTGCTCGAATTTTCACTTTCACTTGTATTATTATTATTGCCGCCTGGCTCAACAGTTACCTTTACAGGAGTAGACTCTGCGTAATTTCCTGCCTTATTAACCGCTACAGCCTGAAACACAAAACTGCCAATCTTTTCTGGGTACCATCTGTAAACGGTATCCTCACCAGCATACCAAACCTTAATAGTAAGGTTGTTCATAAGCAGCCTCACCTTATCTATACCTTTTTTGTCTGTGGCATCCACTCTTATCTCCAGAGGATTATTTACACCCTTAACCACAGTATTGTTAGCTGGGCTCTGAATAACAACCCTTGGAGGAGCAGTATCAGGTGGTTCGTGAGCAGTAGTGATCTGAAAAAACATGAATGTACCAAATGTTAACAACAAGGATATAAAAAAGGCAACAAGCGGTATTATATAAGAGATTGGCTTCGTTGGATGAAGACTCTCTATCTTCGGCTCTTGAGGTTTCTCTTTTTTAAATTTTAAAATAGAGGCAATGCTTGATAGATTGATATTCCCAAAAATCTTATAAATCTTTTTCAGATTAGAAAAAGGGTTCGGAATTTTTACAACAAGCTTGGATTCATAAACCTTTTGTATCCACGATCGCGCCCTTTTACGCTTTTCATCCAAGAGATCGCTTTCGGTCTGAGAGGGCTCTGGAATGACCTCTGAAACTATGCTCTCTTGAACTGACTCTTCAAGAGTTTGTTCTTCAGCAGGTTGGGCGTCGGCGTTCCCCTGGGTCTCATCGCCAGGAACTGGTTCTAATGTGGCTTCAACAGCCTTATCTTTAAGGGTGGAGATATCAATACCTGTTTTCGTCACATAAGGAGAGAAGGCAAGGAGATCTAAGTAGGACTTTTCATCAGCTTGCAACAATATACTTGTTTCATCTTGAAAATATATCCTAAAAATAAAGGTCTTAATATTCTTTTTTACAAAAGGCAAAAAAGATTTCTCTTTCTCGAACACCTCTTCAACCCATTCAATATGGGAAATATTGTCCTTTAGGGCAAAAGCCCTCCCATCGGAAGAGACAATGTGTGAACCCTTCCGTTCGATTACAATATTAGAAGGCTCAAGTGAGCGAAGCATATTACCACCCTTCTTTTACATATACCATATATTATAGTATTATAGACTAAAAATTCTAATGGAGAAAACTTTGAGTATAAAAAACTATCTTAAAATAATAATAATCTTTTTAGTTATTACTCCATTATTAATCTTAAGCTTAGTTGCAGTAAATTTATATAACGAAACCAAGAACAGATCGATAAACGATCTAATTCAGGAAACAACCCTAAAACAGTTTACGATTCAAACATACCTTCAGAAATATACAGGCCTGATTAATCTATTATCGGCAAATATTTCACTTACAAACAACAATTATGAAAAAATAAATTACATATTTAAAGAATTATCATCTGACAGTGAAATAGAAAATCTATATTTTGTAAGTCCGGATGGCTATAGCAACGTAGAACTAAATGGTCCTCATCACATTTCATTTAATAGCGATAAGCTATTTAAAGATGCTATGAAGGGAAATGAGGGGTTTTTAATAAAAGGCGATGAACTAAATAGCTATCTATATATCTCCAAACCTGTATACGGGACCAACAATCAAGTATCTGGCGTAGTCTTTGAAATCATAAAGCTAACAAAGTTAGAAGACCTAATAAACATCCAGAATGTCCTAAACAGCCAATCTACATTTCTTTTTTCAAACGATAAGGTGATATTAGGAAATCAACAGAAAAATATGCCAACAGACCTTTCTAAAAAGATAGATATTGCTAAGGGAAGCAGTCTGATAAATTATAAAAACGATACAGGCAAGAATTTTATCTTATATTGGAAGAATTTCCCAAATCTAAATCTTTCAATAGCCTCTCAAATTGACGAAAACTATATTTTCGAACAGTTTAAACAGGACTTCGCAGTTGTAACAATTACTTTTCTGATAATATTTATTACATCATTAATTATCTCAATCATAATGGTTAAAAAGCTTGAAGAACCAATAAATTTTTTACAAAGTTTGTCCCAGAAAATAAGGGAAGGAAATTATAAAACAAGAGTAGGACAAAGCTTCATAGAAAGCTCACCTGAGGAGTTTCAACCTCTATTAAAGTTATACAACCAAATGAGCATCTCAATAGAAAGCTATATATCTAAATTAAACGAACAATCCAAGGCTCTTGCTAAAAGTGAAGCAAGGTATAGAGCAGTAGTGGAAGACCAAACAGACCTACTTTGTAGATTTCAAAAAGATGGCACTATAACATTTTCAAACGAAGCTTTTAAGAACTATCTAAACCTTGCGGAATCAGAAAAATATAATTTATTTGAACTCTTACAGA contains:
- a CDS encoding WD40 repeat domain-containing protein translates to MISTMDAASYFLKLANQKSLYISGKIDIGAIDLASCSNDNKFVGLSSKGNYSLYSIFENKIAKTWQDTSSSKIFINSRNSTIYQTLSGQIKIIDFDKSSPKTISSDMVLADFNDKYVVSYSESNILALTEIDNPSNIKNIRLPENFTVKDIVLKNNALLIGEINNRVFFIIYELHSITLPQPQSVPDGSVYVGSSDDFEYIAFRSDNAGLNIFNTKDPSKSYNIPIVESKTKKVYFSKDKTLIVIVDFDEYISFWWTNKELNTGNEPIFKQKICGNPLELTFSENGNVSSLITYKNNFLKIWLPASKTDRLDLTANFKSDESDSFLHNGYFLDSVSFTEKNEAVCLFIKPRWESKILKFDLYNRLNINCENVFKESLVNSGILSNNSKLLATLRNKNKIKIINTQSNSIIQEFAIKDESINTLCFSPDQRFLILGGSTLRIWSIDKEIIVKSVFPEHPVSFVAVSPNSDLIAFSQKVRDNIILSIMDLNTKEVKRKFDGLNNVNSLVFSPNSKFLFVGSTKKDPLIRAYSVDTGNQVFSYQTNYIDVNDMCISSSGTHLFFGGSDEKIYVFDLRKTKIIKILNGHYDIIKKISISENDRFLISSSNDERLCVWKVADYI
- a CDS encoding CYTH and CHAD domain-containing protein, encoding MNTNIEIELKLRCIFPEKIDEIYSLPLLSDIKDEWKKKEIRSIYYDTAENIFLNSGISLRTRLEDGEWTQTIKVAGNSNGGFSRRKEYNVSIQDGKPDLTVLKDSSLKNFFKDTKSKFELTPMFETVFERSVALYTYSDKSVLELAVDRGKIISGDKTEDFCEVEIELKEGNISSILKLAEDLSKSISFLLEPKSKYYRGILLANLEPKYEIQKERDPDVIAEEGLQNELTEKLQNLILYHNRFVENPENFDNLHNFRVSLRKIRTILKFGKPLIEKDDLNHWLEQFDQITELTNPLRETDVLIEDWRSFLAITKRDDLKNSILTKKLLEERQLKLDLIYPYFSEGKFTNIFLGLWYWLLEGAFLIDDSATLRLKKFAKDRLNIWFRKTLKKLKKTDFNNERDLHKLRIATKDLRYSLEVFSFALKSDTKDMISKLKKIQDILGYIHDTQTFSAYLESLISSSDNPEIYKESGWLLGYRLHSDQSLKSDLEKQWKKFKEQIKAFID
- a CDS encoding diguanylate cyclase, yielding MSIKNYLKIIIIFLVITPLLILSLVAVNLYNETKNRSINDLIQETTLKQFTIQTYLQKYTGLINLLSANISLTNNNYEKINYIFKELSSDSEIENLYFVSPDGYSNVELNGPHHISFNSDKLFKDAMKGNEGFLIKGDELNSYLYISKPVYGTNNQVSGVVFEIIKLTKLEDLINIQNVLNSQSTFLFSNDKVILGNQQKNMPTDLSKKIDIAKGSSLINYKNDTGKNFILYWKNFPNLNLSIASQIDENYIFEQFKQDFAVVTITFLIIFITSLIISIIMVKKLEEPINFLQSLSQKIREGNYKTRVGQSFIESSPEEFQPLLKLYNQMSISIESYISKLNEQSKALAKSEARYRAVVEDQTDLLCRFQKDGTITFSNEAFKNYLNLAESEKYNLFELLQKDANNIKDLLETLDNETQYRSIELTFEKEKAKRYFDWTFRMIYKDDALEFQGTGHDISEIKKLEDELRYQSFHDKLTGLLNRAYFEEEFERLSSGRFSPTSIIVADVDNLKVVNDHLGHDKGDLLLIKASNILQANFRNTDIVARIGGDEFVILLPFCPLECVEELLKRLDDNIRAANKVADSLYLSISIGYANAKGPFNKVDLFKEADTKMYLDKKSHHEKAKEIAIKRIKKYNT
- a CDS encoding Ig-like domain-containing protein, whose product is MLRSLEPSNIVIERKGSHIVSSDGRAFALKDNISHIEWVEEVFEKEKSFLPFVKKNIKTFIFRIYFQDETSILLQADEKSYLDLLAFSPYVTKTGIDISTLKDKAVEATLEPVPGDETQGNADAQPAEEQTLEESVQESIVSEVIPEPSQTESDLLDEKRKRARSWIQKVYESKLVVKIPNPFSNLKKIYKIFGNINLSSIASILKFKKEKPQEPKIESLHPTKPISYIIPLVAFFISLLLTFGTFMFFQITTAHEPPDTAPPRVVIQSPANNTVVKGVNNPLEIRVDATDKKGIDKVRLLMNNLTIKVWYAGEDTVYRWYPEKIGSFVFQAVAVNKAGNYAESTPVKVTVEPGGNNNNTSESENSSSEKMFAKAFVIRYQIHLKKSPYESAEETAGLSYGDEVDVLEKIDPSQVREGVVMNDTTVKSVDGTKEVKIYVGEGFSIKDTVGMMYQARLDKEHIEVYVPKSDTRLANESVWYKVKTKNGAEGYISSQYIRFY